From Paenibacillus sp. PK3_47, the proteins below share one genomic window:
- a CDS encoding YaiI/YqxD family protein, producing the protein MDLEKSRGRKIVVDGDACPVKKEIAAVARSFGIPVLMVSSYDHVLQAEKGVTVVQVDRGADSADLYIANHITAGDVVVTQDYGLAALALGKRCRVLSNRGQEYDDSNMDFMLESRHARAVERRRGHYSKGPKAITAEEKNLFQHKLTKVLTFLQENVQL; encoded by the coding sequence ATGGATCTGGAAAAGTCCCGGGGAAGAAAGATTGTTGTCGACGGAGATGCTTGTCCGGTCAAAAAGGAGATCGCTGCCGTTGCCCGTTCCTTTGGGATTCCGGTGCTGATGGTCTCGTCCTATGATCATGTGCTGCAGGCTGAAAAAGGCGTTACTGTAGTGCAGGTTGACCGGGGGGCTGACAGCGCGGACCTGTATATCGCCAATCATATTACTGCAGGGGATGTAGTCGTTACGCAGGATTACGGCCTGGCTGCGCTGGCGTTGGGCAAACGCTGCAGGGTTCTCTCCAACAGGGGTCAGGAATATGATGATTCGAATATGGATTTTATGCTGGAGAGCAGGCATGCAAGAGCGGTTGAACGCAGACGCGGCCATTATTCCAAAGGACCGAAAGCGATCACTGCGGAGGAAAAAAATCTTTTTCAACATAAACTGACAAAAGTTTTAACATTTTTGCAGGAGAATGTACAGCTATAG
- the glyS gene encoding glycine--tRNA ligase subunit beta, producing MSKDILFEIGLEEIPARFIRAAMEQLKDRTAKWLESSRIEHNGITAYATPRRLAVLVKDAAERQSDVSEEVKGPSRKIALDQNGDWSKAALGFARSQGVSPEQFTFKELAGVEYIYATKSSDGVDTASLLSEGLSGIVSAMTFPKNMRWGAYDFKFVRPIRWLVALFGQEIIDLEITGVKAGNVSRGHRFLGQEAAISEPAQYVEALRAQHVLVDVEERQKLILEQINKLAEEKSWTIAIKDDLLEEVLFLVETPTVLFGTFDPSFLNIPQDVLITSMREHQRYFPVLDASGKLLPFFVTVRNGNAESLDVIAKGNEKVLRARLSDAKFFYEEDQKLQISDALAKLESIVYQVELGSIGDKVRRIRAIADRLAAKLELSETAAAEISRTADICKFDLVTQMVGEFPELQGTMGEDYARKAGEAENVAKGIFEHYQPRFAGDSVPSTEAGLVVSLADKIDTIVGSFSIGIIPTGSQDPYALRRQAAGIVQMLLEHKLPVSLQEIFTIAVEVHESLRTEKHFSPELRINLYEFFGLRVKRLLSDDNVRYDVVDAVTAAGFDDIVDVVGRSHALTEAVNSVADFKIIVDSLTRVSNLAAKAAEGAEIEPSLLKEEAELKLYETWQSIHTPYREALASRNAAEALQILSGLKDAVTGFFDSVMVMAENEGIRANRLALLSTIDADSRIFADFSKLVW from the coding sequence ATGTCTAAAGATATTTTGTTTGAAATCGGACTTGAGGAAATTCCTGCACGGTTTATCCGGGCGGCAATGGAGCAGCTTAAAGACAGAACAGCCAAATGGCTGGAGTCTTCCCGTATCGAACACAATGGAATTACCGCTTATGCTACGCCGCGCCGTCTTGCGGTACTAGTGAAGGACGCTGCCGAGAGACAGAGTGATGTGAGCGAAGAGGTAAAAGGACCGTCACGCAAAATCGCCCTCGACCAGAACGGGGACTGGAGCAAGGCGGCACTCGGCTTTGCCCGCAGCCAGGGCGTATCACCGGAGCAGTTTACTTTTAAAGAGCTGGCCGGGGTTGAATATATTTATGCCACCAAGAGCAGTGACGGTGTAGACACGGCTTCCCTGCTCTCCGAGGGGCTCAGCGGAATCGTCAGCGCAATGACTTTTCCGAAGAATATGCGCTGGGGAGCGTATGATTTCAAATTTGTCCGTCCGATCCGCTGGCTGGTGGCCCTGTTCGGGCAGGAGATCATTGACCTGGAAATTACAGGCGTTAAAGCCGGTAATGTAAGCCGCGGTCATCGTTTCCTTGGACAGGAAGCAGCTATTTCCGAGCCGGCACAGTATGTTGAAGCTCTCCGTGCACAGCATGTGCTGGTAGATGTCGAAGAGCGCCAAAAGCTGATTCTCGAGCAGATCAACAAGCTGGCTGAAGAGAAAAGCTGGACCATTGCCATCAAGGACGATCTTCTGGAAGAGGTATTGTTCCTGGTTGAAACACCGACCGTACTGTTCGGTACCTTCGACCCTTCATTCCTGAACATTCCGCAGGATGTGCTGATCACCTCGATGCGTGAGCATCAGCGTTATTTCCCGGTACTCGACGCTTCAGGCAAGCTGCTGCCGTTCTTTGTCACTGTACGTAACGGTAATGCAGAATCGCTGGATGTCATTGCCAAAGGAAACGAAAAGGTGCTGCGCGCACGTCTGTCGGATGCCAAGTTCTTTTATGAAGAAGATCAGAAGCTGCAAATCAGCGATGCCCTCGCCAAGCTAGAAAGTATTGTGTATCAGGTGGAGCTGGGCAGTATTGGCGACAAGGTGCGCAGAATCCGGGCGATTGCCGACCGTCTCGCTGCCAAGCTTGAGCTTTCTGAGACAGCAGCGGCTGAAATCAGCCGTACCGCTGATATTTGCAAATTTGACCTCGTAACCCAGATGGTTGGCGAATTCCCTGAGCTGCAGGGTACCATGGGTGAGGATTATGCCCGTAAAGCAGGAGAAGCGGAGAATGTGGCCAAAGGGATTTTCGAGCATTATCAGCCGCGTTTTGCCGGAGACAGTGTACCATCGACTGAAGCGGGACTGGTTGTCAGTCTTGCAGATAAAATCGATACAATTGTCGGAAGCTTCTCCATCGGTATTATCCCGACCGGTTCCCAGGACCCTTACGCACTGCGCCGCCAGGCAGCAGGTATTGTGCAGATGCTTCTGGAGCATAAGCTGCCGGTAAGTTTGCAGGAAATTTTCACGATAGCCGTGGAAGTTCATGAAAGTTTGCGCACAGAGAAACATTTTAGCCCTGAGCTGCGTATAAACCTTTACGAGTTCTTCGGTCTGCGTGTGAAACGCCTCCTGTCCGATGACAATGTGCGCTACGATGTGGTTGATGCAGTTACGGCCGCAGGGTTCGATGACATTGTTGACGTGGTAGGCAGAAGCCATGCCCTTACGGAGGCTGTAAATTCCGTGGCTGACTTCAAAATCATCGTGGATTCATTGACCCGTGTAAGCAATCTGGCCGCCAAAGCAGCCGAAGGTGCTGAAATCGAGCCTTCGCTGCTGAAAGAAGAAGCGGAACTGAAGCTGTACGAAACATGGCAATCCATTCACACCCCTTACCGCGAAGCGTTAGCATCCAGAAATGCGGCAGAAGCCCTGCAGATTCTTTCGGGCCTGAAGGATGCAGTAACCGGATTTTTTGATTCCGTCATGGTTATGGCTGAGAATGAAGGCATCCGTGCCAACCGTCTTGCACTGCTGTCTACTATCGATGCCGACTCTAGAATTTTCGCTGACTTCAGTAAGCTGGTCTGGTAA
- the glyQ gene encoding glycine--tRNA ligase subunit alpha: MNFQQMILTLQQFWAEQNCILVQPYDTEKGAGTMNPMTFLRSLGPEPWKVAYVEPSRRPSDGRYGENPNRLYQHHQFQVIIKPSPDNIQELYLDSLKALGVDPLLHDIRFVEDNWENPSLGCAGLGWEVWLDGMEITQFTYFQQVGGIETSPVAVEITYGMERLASYIQEKENVFDLEWVDGVTYGDVFHQPEVEHSTYTFEVSDVQMLFTLFNTYEAEAKRAMENHLVFPAYDYVLKCSHTFNLLDARGAISVTERTGFLTRVRNMARTVAATYVEEREKLGFPLLKKEGAEHV, encoded by the coding sequence ATGAATTTTCAGCAGATGATTTTGACGCTGCAGCAGTTCTGGGCAGAACAAAACTGTATTCTTGTCCAGCCGTATGATACGGAAAAAGGGGCAGGCACAATGAACCCTATGACGTTTTTGCGTTCGCTTGGACCTGAGCCATGGAAGGTGGCATATGTAGAGCCTTCCCGCCGTCCGTCGGATGGCCGTTATGGCGAGAACCCTAACCGTCTGTACCAGCATCACCAGTTCCAGGTGATTATCAAGCCTTCTCCGGACAATATCCAGGAGCTGTATCTGGACAGCCTGAAGGCACTGGGTGTTGATCCGCTTCTGCATGACATCCGTTTTGTGGAAGACAACTGGGAGAACCCGTCGCTGGGCTGCGCCGGCCTCGGCTGGGAAGTATGGCTCGACGGTATGGAAATCACTCAATTCACTTACTTCCAGCAGGTAGGCGGTATTGAGACCAGTCCGGTAGCGGTTGAAATCACCTACGGTATGGAGCGTCTGGCTTCCTACATCCAGGAGAAAGAAAATGTGTTCGATCTGGAGTGGGTGGACGGCGTGACTTACGGTGACGTTTTCCACCAGCCTGAGGTGGAGCATTCCACCTATACTTTTGAAGTATCGGATGTGCAAATGCTGTTCACGCTGTTCAACACCTACGAAGCGGAAGCCAAGAGAGCGATGGAGAACCATCTGGTGTTCCCTGCTTACGATTATGTGCTGAAATGCTCGCATACCTTCAATCTTTTGGACGCGCGCGGAGCGATCAGTGTCACGGAACGTACGGGCTTCCTGACAAGAGTGCGTAATATGGCCCGCACCGTTGCGGCAACGTATGTAGAGGAACGCGAGAAGCTGGGCTTCCCGCTGCTGAAGAAAGAAGGTGCTGAGCATGTCTAA
- the recO gene encoding DNA repair protein RecO, with the protein MLYRVEGIVIRSMDYGEGNAIITLCTENAGKVGVLVRGAKKVKSRHAALIQPFTVGEFVFFRNNGGLGTLNAGEITQSHHPLRGDLIKAAYASYACELLDKVLHDEETGSFWFRQLSACLNALEEDKDPGIIINLYEMKILQAAGYGPELDTCIICGQDKPDEELRISPRLGGVLCRSCRHNDPPAMEVSPRALKMLRLFAALDLTRLGNVNVKEDTRNELKKIMRAFMDMQLSLKLKSQGFLDQLDKYNI; encoded by the coding sequence ATGCTATACAGGGTGGAAGGGATTGTCATCCGCAGCATGGACTACGGCGAGGGGAACGCGATTATTACGCTTTGCACCGAGAACGCCGGTAAAGTAGGCGTTCTCGTGCGCGGTGCCAAAAAAGTGAAAAGCCGCCATGCTGCCTTGATTCAGCCGTTCACAGTGGGGGAATTCGTATTCTTCCGCAATAACGGCGGACTGGGGACGCTGAACGCCGGGGAAATTACGCAGTCGCATCACCCGCTGCGCGGGGATTTGATCAAAGCAGCCTATGCCTCTTATGCGTGTGAGCTGCTCGACAAGGTCCTGCATGACGAGGAGACAGGAAGCTTCTGGTTCCGTCAGCTTTCGGCCTGTCTGAATGCGCTTGAGGAAGATAAGGATCCGGGCATTATAATCAATCTTTACGAGATGAAAATCTTGCAGGCTGCCGGCTACGGTCCGGAGCTGGATACCTGCATTATCTGCGGCCAGGACAAGCCGGATGAGGAGTTGCGGATCAGTCCGCGTCTCGGCGGCGTGCTGTGCCGCAGCTGCAGGCACAATGACCCTCCGGCCATGGAGGTATCCCCGCGAGCCCTAAAGATGCTGCGTCTGTTCGCGGCACTTGATCTGACAAGGCTTGGTAATGTGAATGTGAAGGAAGACACCCGTAATGAGCTCAAAAAAATCATGCGGGCGTTTATGGACATGCAGCTCTCCCTGAAGCTGAAGTCGCAAGGGTTCCTGGACCAGCTCGACAAATACAATATTTGA
- a CDS encoding YqzL family protein: protein MRDFSWKYFAMTGDVDAYLLYKQAAEPPETDGLLLAEEEKVLDEEAL from the coding sequence ATGCGAGATTTTTCGTGGAAGTATTTTGCAATGACTGGAGATGTCGATGCTTATCTGCTGTACAAACAAGCAGCTGAACCGCCCGAAACGGACGGGCTCCTGCTGGCAGAGGAAGAGAAGGTTCTGGATGAAGAAGCCTTATAA
- the era gene encoding GTPase Era, with the protein MKFKSGFVAIIGRPNVGKSTLMNQVIGQKIAIMSDKPQTTRNKIHGVYTANNSQIVFLDTPGIHKRQSKLGDYMNMTAMSTLHEVEAVLFLVDASEGLGGGDRYIAEQLGAVKTPVILVLNKIDKIEPEALLPLITQYSKLHEFAEIVPISAKLGSNVNTLLDQLVKYLPEGPQYYPDDQITDHPEQFVCAELIREKILHMTREEVPHSIAVAIEDMKAEPNGVVHISAVIFVERDSQKGIIIGKQGAMLKEVGRRARTDIENLLGSKIFLELWVKVKKDWRNQDRVLRDLGFHKDL; encoded by the coding sequence ATGAAATTCAAATCAGGGTTTGTCGCCATTATCGGCAGACCGAATGTAGGCAAATCGACACTTATGAACCAGGTGATCGGCCAAAAAATCGCCATCATGTCCGATAAGCCGCAGACGACCAGAAATAAAATCCACGGTGTGTACACGGCGAACAATTCACAGATCGTATTTCTGGACACGCCGGGTATCCATAAAAGACAGTCCAAGCTGGGCGATTACATGAACATGACAGCAATGAGCACACTGCATGAAGTAGAAGCTGTACTGTTCCTGGTGGATGCATCCGAAGGTCTGGGCGGCGGTGACCGTTATATTGCCGAACAACTGGGCGCAGTGAAAACCCCGGTTATTCTGGTGCTCAACAAGATTGATAAAATTGAGCCGGAAGCGCTGCTCCCGCTGATCACCCAATACAGCAAGCTGCATGAATTTGCAGAGATTGTGCCAATTTCGGCCAAGCTTGGCAGCAATGTGAACACACTGCTCGATCAGCTCGTGAAATATCTGCCGGAAGGCCCGCAGTATTACCCCGATGATCAGATCACTGACCATCCGGAGCAGTTCGTCTGCGCGGAGCTGATCCGCGAGAAAATTCTCCATATGACCCGCGAAGAAGTTCCGCATTCTATTGCAGTGGCTATTGAAGATATGAAGGCCGAGCCTAACGGTGTGGTGCATATTTCCGCCGTTATTTTTGTCGAACGCGATTCGCAAAAAGGGATCATTATCGGCAAACAGGGTGCCATGCTTAAGGAAGTCGGCAGACGCGCCCGGACGGATATTGAGAATTTGCTGGGTTCGAAGATTTTTCTGGAATTATGGGTAAAAGTGAAAAAAGACTGGCGCAACCAGGACCGCGTACTACGCGATTTGGGCTTCCACAAAGACCTTTAA
- a CDS encoding cytidine deaminase, protein MEPALLLQEAIKARTNAYIPYSRFGVGAALLDQDGHVHHGCNIENAAYGPTNCGERTAMFRAVADGHKPGSFQAMAVVADTDGPVSPCGVCRQVMVELCGPDMKVILGNLKGDYVETTVRDLLPGAFTTADLEQGQAAE, encoded by the coding sequence ATGGAGCCAGCCCTTCTTCTGCAGGAAGCGATCAAGGCAAGAACTAATGCATATATACCCTATTCCCGTTTTGGAGTCGGCGCGGCACTGCTGGATCAGGATGGTCATGTCCATCACGGCTGCAACATCGAGAATGCCGCTTACGGCCCGACCAACTGCGGCGAGCGGACGGCGATGTTCCGCGCCGTTGCTGACGGCCACAAACCAGGCTCCTTTCAGGCGATGGCAGTTGTAGCCGATACTGACGGCCCCGTGTCACCCTGCGGAGTGTGCCGTCAGGTCATGGTGGAGCTCTGCGGTCCCGATATGAAGGTTATCCTTGGTAACCTGAAGGGTGACTACGTCGAGACTACCGTGCGCGACCTGCTTCCGGGAGCCTTTACTACCGCAGATTTGGAGCAGGGACAGGCTGCTGAATAA
- a CDS encoding diacylglycerol kinase family protein, with protein MVKNTARGHKKFWHSFRFAAQGIASAFKSELNMKVHSGLTVLVLAAAAFFRLPPSRWMLLLAAITLVLTAELLNTAIEATVDLVSPEIHPLAKTAKDTAAGAVLLTAVFAVIVGIYVFYHPVMDWIAGIMS; from the coding sequence ATGGTTAAGAATACGGCGCGGGGGCACAAGAAATTCTGGCATTCTTTCCGGTTTGCCGCACAGGGTATAGCCAGTGCGTTCAAATCCGAGCTTAACATGAAAGTCCACAGCGGCTTGACTGTTCTTGTGCTTGCCGCTGCCGCTTTTTTTAGACTCCCGCCGTCAAGGTGGATGCTGCTGCTTGCAGCGATCACGCTTGTACTGACTGCTGAACTGCTGAATACAGCAATTGAAGCGACGGTTGATCTGGTGTCGCCGGAGATTCATCCCCTGGCCAAGACAGCCAAAGATACCGCCGCAGGAGCTGTGCTGCTTACGGCGGTGTTTGCCGTGATTGTCGGAATCTATGTTTTTTATCATCCCGTGATGGACTGGATTGCCGGAATTATGTCATAA
- the ybeY gene encoding rRNA maturation RNase YbeY has product MSLEIVWNNEQEEFEINDSLIELLEAILQKAGEAEGIVNGEVDLTFVDNERIHELNREYRGIDRPTDVLSFAMNEAGEDEPDIIYGAEDTEELGDVPNVLGDIIISVTRAKEQAEEYGHSLERELGFLFVHGFLHLLGYDHQDAESEAEMMSKQEHVLAQVGLTR; this is encoded by the coding sequence ATGAGCCTGGAAATCGTATGGAACAACGAGCAGGAAGAATTCGAGATTAATGACAGCCTGATTGAGCTGCTGGAGGCCATCCTGCAAAAAGCGGGGGAGGCTGAAGGGATTGTTAACGGCGAAGTGGATCTGACTTTTGTCGATAATGAGCGCATTCATGAACTGAACCGGGAGTACCGCGGGATTGACCGTCCGACGGACGTGTTGTCCTTTGCCATGAACGAAGCGGGGGAAGACGAACCGGACATTATATACGGGGCAGAGGATACTGAAGAACTGGGCGATGTGCCGAATGTGCTGGGAGATATCATTATTTCTGTAACCCGTGCGAAGGAGCAGGCTGAGGAATACGGGCATTCGCTGGAGCGGGAGCTTGGTTTTCTGTTCGTCCACGGCTTCCTGCATCTCCTTGGATACGATCATCAGGATGCCGAGTCTGAAGCCGAGATGATGTCCAAGCAGGAGCATGTACTGGCCCAGGTCGGGTTGACACGCTAA
- a CDS encoding HDIG domain-containing metalloprotein, whose amino-acid sequence MASKQPSKLSGFVYSNNGWKYSAATRYALFLLLGIIFYFSLAPDLLPKRYDIKVGTTNAKEITAPKQILDTKATLKAQEEAAENVQNRYAIIPLRADTLVTSLLDRIDRLNQDDLISQSDKVDIYKDVIPQRANDFILNFVNSSRNSGTYSDTLLNEMQSVIKSQAYVIPEETYIKIPRLTSQDIIEMKPVARDIVTKLMNDQIVDAQTARAKVAEQVSVSSLSQRTAREVVQELVRLAITSNKFYDEEATKEAKVQARENTPDVFIEQGDVLVAEGDYITQELYTLLDENGLLSDEVNYWPQLGLFMLSVLLSAGLLAFIRYSGGASGFKYNNSQLLMLVLVFLITIITMRLAAFLQTDVRAYIGFLAPVAIGAMLITMLLDMSLAYFCSIMFSVLSSIILNVHQDTVFDFNFGFFALVVSYVAIFATHRAGQRSTLLKGGIMVSLFGSLTVFMLTLLSGEGWNETQTLYAIVFAFASGLLTAVLVIGLMPFFEATFGILSALKLVELSNPNHPLLRKLLTETPGTYHHSVMVGNLSEAAAEAIGADGLLCRVGSYYHDVGKTKRPFYFIENQNNMENPHDSIEPKLSKSIIVAHARDGVEMQKEYKLPKPIRDIAEQHHGTTFLHYFYHKALKLAEEKGVEPDFTEEDFRYPGPKAQSKEAAVVGIADSVEAAVRSLRKPTVVQVETMIEKIIKSRLDDHQFDECDLTIKELDIIARTLKETVMGIFHSRIEYPEEVKKPKKEEGAVTP is encoded by the coding sequence ATGGCTTCAAAGCAACCATCGAAATTAAGCGGATTTGTATATAGCAACAACGGATGGAAGTATAGCGCGGCGACGCGCTATGCTCTTTTCCTGTTATTGGGAATTATTTTTTACTTCAGCCTGGCCCCTGATCTGCTGCCCAAACGTTATGACATCAAGGTTGGCACAACCAATGCCAAGGAGATTACTGCGCCCAAGCAGATTCTGGACACTAAGGCTACCTTGAAGGCCCAGGAGGAAGCGGCGGAGAATGTGCAGAACAGATACGCTATCATCCCGCTCAGGGCGGATACTCTGGTCACCTCGCTGCTGGACCGGATCGACCGTCTGAACCAGGATGATCTGATTTCGCAAAGTGACAAGGTCGACATCTACAAGGATGTAATTCCGCAGCGTGCCAATGATTTTATTCTGAATTTTGTGAATTCGAGCCGTAATTCCGGCACCTATTCCGATACGCTGCTGAACGAAATGCAGTCGGTGATCAAGAGTCAGGCCTACGTTATTCCGGAAGAAACTTATATCAAGATTCCCCGTCTGACTTCCCAGGACATTATAGAAATGAAGCCGGTCGCCCGGGATATTGTCACCAAGCTGATGAATGACCAGATTGTTGACGCCCAGACGGCGCGGGCCAAAGTGGCAGAGCAGGTCAGTGTAAGTTCGCTCAGCCAGCGTACGGCCCGGGAGGTTGTGCAGGAACTGGTGCGGCTCGCGATTACAAGCAACAAATTCTATGACGAGGAAGCCACCAAGGAAGCGAAGGTACAGGCCCGCGAGAACACTCCTGATGTGTTCATTGAGCAGGGGGATGTGCTGGTTGCCGAGGGGGATTATATTACACAGGAGCTGTACACCCTTTTGGATGAGAACGGCCTGCTGAGCGATGAGGTCAATTACTGGCCGCAGCTGGGTCTGTTCATGCTCTCTGTCCTGCTCTCTGCAGGACTGCTGGCGTTTATCCGCTATTCCGGAGGAGCCTCCGGCTTCAAGTATAATAATTCCCAGCTGCTGATGCTGGTGCTCGTCTTTCTAATTACCATCATTACGATGCGGCTGGCCGCCTTTTTGCAGACGGATGTCAGAGCCTATATCGGGTTCCTCGCTCCGGTTGCGATCGGTGCCATGCTGATTACGATGCTGCTGGATATGTCCCTGGCTTATTTCTGCTCCATTATGTTCAGTGTGCTCTCCAGCATTATTTTAAATGTGCATCAGGATACTGTATTTGATTTTAACTTCGGATTTTTTGCGCTCGTGGTATCTTATGTGGCTATCTTTGCCACCCACCGTGCCGGACAGCGTTCAACGCTGCTAAAGGGCGGAATTATGGTTTCCCTGTTTGGCTCTTTAACCGTATTTATGCTGACACTGCTGAGCGGGGAAGGCTGGAATGAGACGCAGACGCTGTATGCCATTGTGTTTGCTTTTGCCAGCGGTCTGTTGACCGCCGTACTGGTTATCGGACTGATGCCATTTTTCGAAGCTACATTCGGCATTCTCTCGGCGCTCAAGCTGGTGGAGCTGTCGAATCCGAATCATCCGCTGCTGCGCAAGCTGCTTACGGAAACGCCGGGTACGTATCATCACAGCGTGATGGTCGGAAATCTGTCGGAAGCGGCGGCGGAGGCGATTGGCGCAGACGGCCTGCTGTGCCGCGTGGGCTCGTATTATCACGATGTCGGCAAGACCAAGCGGCCGTTCTATTTCATTGAGAACCAGAACAATATGGAGAATCCGCATGACTCCATTGAACCGAAGCTGAGCAAATCCATCATTGTGGCGCATGCCCGTGACGGTGTAGAGATGCAGAAGGAATACAAGCTGCCGAAGCCGATCCGTGACATTGCCGAGCAGCATCATGGAACGACATTTTTGCATTATTTTTATCATAAAGCCCTGAAGCTGGCCGAAGAAAAAGGCGTGGAGCCGGATTTCACCGAAGAGGATTTCCGTTATCCGGGGCCGAAGGCACAGTCGAAGGAAGCGGCAGTAGTCGGAATCGCCGACAGTGTGGAAGCTGCCGTACGCTCGCTGCGCAAGCCGACCGTTGTCCAGGTTGAAACGATGATCGAGAAGATTATCAAAAGCCGGCTGGATGACCACCAGTTCGATGAATGTGATCTGACGATCAAGGAACTGGATATTATTGCACGTACATTGAAAGAAACGGTTATGGGGATTTTCCATTCCCGGATTGAATATCCTGAAGAAGTGAAGAAACCCAAAAAAGAGGAAGGAGCCGTAACCCCATGA
- a CDS encoding PhoH family protein translates to MSEQTASIRISLQNAGEAQSLFGPQDGFLKMIESEIPAVINSREAEITVRGAQREVDMLEQLFNVLLSLIRSGYILTERDIQYAVELAKDFRADQLLDLFKGEITTTFRGKPIRVKTIGQKHYVTTIKKRDIVFGIGPAGTGKTYLAVVLAVTALKEGSVKRIVLTRPAVEAGESLGFLPGDLQEKVDPYLRPLYDALYDVMGPDQVAKALERGLIEIAPLAYMRGRTLDDSFIILDEAQNTTPEQMKMFLTRLGFGSKMVITGDVTQIDLPRGKKSGLIEAKAILSGIEELGFVYFAEQDVVRHSLVQKIIVAYDRSAENLE, encoded by the coding sequence TTGTCAGAACAGACTGCAAGCATTCGTATATCTTTGCAAAATGCGGGAGAAGCGCAATCCCTATTCGGCCCGCAGGACGGATTTTTGAAAATGATCGAAAGTGAGATTCCGGCGGTTATTAACTCGCGTGAAGCAGAAATCACGGTCCGGGGGGCACAGCGTGAGGTGGACATGCTGGAACAGCTGTTCAATGTCCTGCTGTCCCTGATCCGCAGCGGCTATATCCTTACTGAACGGGATATCCAGTATGCTGTGGAACTGGCCAAGGATTTCCGTGCTGACCAGCTGCTTGATTTATTCAAGGGTGAAATCACGACCACTTTCCGCGGTAAGCCTATCCGTGTCAAAACAATCGGGCAGAAGCATTATGTCACGACCATCAAGAAACGCGATATCGTCTTTGGAATCGGGCCGGCAGGAACCGGCAAAACCTATCTGGCCGTTGTGCTCGCTGTTACGGCGCTGAAGGAAGGCTCGGTCAAGCGGATCGTGCTGACGCGCCCGGCGGTTGAGGCAGGCGAGAGCCTGGGCTTCCTTCCAGGAGATTTGCAGGAAAAGGTCGATCCGTATCTGCGGCCGCTGTATGACGCCTTATACGACGTTATGGGGCCCGATCAGGTGGCCAAGGCACTGGAACGCGGTTTGATTGAAATTGCGCCTTTGGCTTATATGCGGGGACGTACGCTGGATGATTCTTTTATCATCCTGGATGAAGCCCAGAATACGACGCCCGAGCAAATGAAAATGTTTTTGACCCGGCTTGGTTTTGGCTCGAAGATGGTCATCACGGGTGATGTTACCCAAATCGACCTGCCTCGCGGCAAAAAATCCGGTTTGATAGAGGCCAAGGCGATTTTATCCGGCATTGAGGAATTGGGTTTTGTTTATTTTGCAGAACAGGATGTAGTACGGCATTCCCTGGTGCAGAAAATTATCGTTGCCTATGACCGCTCTGCCGAGAACCTCGAATAA